From the genome of Chanos chanos chromosome 5, fChaCha1.1, whole genome shotgun sequence, one region includes:
- the socs3b gene encoding suppressor of cytokine signaling 3b has translation MVTHSKFDCAMNSSPLEGGVRLPPHRYKTFSSKAQYHMVLAAVRKLQESGFYWSAVGGKEASALLNTEPPGTFLVRDSSDHRHFFTLSVKTATGTKNLRIQCDACSFFLQTDARSQQSVPRFDCVLKLIHHYMPSSKTNGAASQPVGGGSSAGEEGGEGGGSTYFIYSGGEKIPLELLRPLTSGMSTLQHLCRKTLNGHIDVSGKRDQLPQSLQEFLEEYDAPI, from the coding sequence ATGGTAACCCACAGCAAGTTTGACTGTGCCATGAACAGCAGCCCGCTGGAGGGGGGCGTGCGCCTGCCCCCCCATCGCTACAAAACCTTCAGCTCCAAAGCACAGTACCACATGGTCCTGGCTGCCGTTCGCAAGCTGCAGGAGAGCGGATTCTACTGGAGTGCTGTGGGCGGGAAGGAGGCCAGCGCCCTGCTAAACACAGAACCGCCCGGAACGTTCCTGGTGCGGGACAGCTCGGACCACCGCCACTTCTTCACCCTGAGCGTGAAGACGGCCACGGGCACCAAGAACCTACGGATCCAGTGCGACGCTTGCTCCTTCTTCCTGCAGACGGATGCGCGGAGTCAGCAGTCCGTTCCACGGTTCGACTGTGTGCTCAAACTCATCCACCATTACATGCCCTCTTCCAAAACCAACGGGGCTGCCAGTCAGCCGGTGGGTGGAGGGAGTAGTGCTGGCGAGGAAGGTGGTGAGGGTGGGGGAAGCACCTACTTCATCTATTCCGGTGGAGAGAAGATTCCTCTGGAGCTTCTCCGACCTCTGACCTCCGGCATGTCCACGCTGCAGCACCTCTGCAGGAAGACCTTAAACGGCCACATTGACGTGTCCGGAAAACGGGACCAGCTTCCTCAGTCGCTCCAGGAGTTCTTAGAGGAATACGATGCTCCCATTTAA